Proteins from a genomic interval of Clostridium sp. AN503:
- a CDS encoding PLP-dependent transferase: protein MENKQSLDTICIQGGWQPKNGEPRVLPIYQSTTFKYETSEQMGRLFDLEENGYFYTRLANPTNDAVASKICALEGGAAAMLTSSGQAANMYAILNICSQGDHVVSAATIYGGTSNLFTVTLKRFGIECTLVDPDAPEEELEKAFKPNTRAVFGETIANPALVVLDIEKFARLAHRHEVPLIIDNTFATPINCRPFEWGADIVTHSTTKYMDGHAMCVGGCIVDSGNFDWEAHAEKFPGLTTPDDSYHGVIYTQKFGKGAYITKATAQLMRDMGSIQSPQNAFLLNVGLETLHLRVPRHCENAQKVAEYLQAREDVAWVNYPGLKGDKYHALAEKYMPNGTCGVISFGLKGGRAAAGGFMDKLKLAAIVTHVADARTSVLHPASHTHRQLNDEQLVEAGVDPSLIRLSVGIEDVKDIIADIEQALA, encoded by the coding sequence ATGGAGAACAAACAGTCACTTGATACGATCTGCATCCAGGGCGGATGGCAGCCGAAGAACGGAGAGCCGAGGGTGCTTCCTATCTATCAGAGCACCACGTTTAAATATGAGACCAGCGAACAGATGGGACGTCTGTTTGACTTGGAAGAGAATGGTTATTTCTATACCCGTCTCGCGAACCCCACCAATGATGCGGTAGCCTCCAAGATCTGTGCCTTAGAGGGCGGCGCGGCAGCCATGCTCACATCCTCCGGTCAGGCTGCCAATATGTACGCGATCTTAAATATCTGTTCCCAGGGGGATCATGTAGTCAGCGCGGCTACGATCTACGGCGGTACGTCCAATCTGTTTACTGTTACATTGAAGCGGTTTGGCATCGAGTGCACGCTGGTGGACCCGGATGCCCCGGAGGAGGAGCTTGAGAAGGCATTCAAACCCAACACCAGGGCGGTGTTTGGGGAGACGATCGCGAATCCGGCGCTGGTGGTGCTGGATATTGAGAAGTTTGCACGGCTTGCCCACAGGCATGAGGTGCCGCTGATTATAGACAATACCTTTGCGACGCCGATCAACTGCCGTCCCTTTGAGTGGGGAGCGGATATTGTCACCCATTCCACTACCAAGTATATGGACGGCCACGCTATGTGCGTGGGCGGCTGTATTGTGGACAGCGGGAATTTTGACTGGGAGGCCCATGCGGAGAAGTTTCCGGGGCTGACCACTCCGGATGATTCCTACCATGGAGTGATCTATACACAGAAGTTCGGTAAGGGCGCTTATATCACTAAGGCCACGGCACAGCTGATGCGGGATATGGGTTCCATCCAGTCCCCACAGAATGCGTTTCTTTTGAACGTGGGCCTGGAGACCCTGCATTTGAGGGTGCCGCGCCACTGTGAGAACGCGCAGAAGGTAGCTGAATACCTGCAGGCGCGGGAGGATGTGGCATGGGTCAATTATCCGGGGCTTAAAGGGGATAAGTATCATGCACTGGCAGAGAAGTATATGCCGAACGGTACCTGCGGCGTGATCTCCTTCGGGCTGAAGGGCGGCAGGGCGGCAGCAGGCGGTTTTATGGATAAGCTGAAGCTGGCGGCGATCGTGACCCATGTGGCGGATGCGAGGACCTCCGTGCTTCATCCCGCCAGCCATACCCACAGGCAGTTGAATGATGAACAGCTTGTGGAAGCGGGAGTAGACCCGTCCCTGATCCGGCTCAGCGTCGGCATTGAGGATGTGAAGGATATTATTGCGGATATCGAACAGGCGCTTGCATAA
- the cls gene encoding cardiolipin synthase, with the protein MENTEKKFQKKTWGKLLRIIFGRTTFVILAILVQLFVLLAAFQWLSSQTFYVYGGFTFLSTIVVIYIINKNQNPSYQLSWIIPVLVFPVFGVMFYLFLETQPGTRMIAHRLKTLSGETKPYLEQDKAVMERLNRASRGTTLLASYMGNYGGYPIYDKTYAEYFPLGDDMYPVFLEELRKAERYIFMEYFILERGEMWDEILDILKEKAARGVEVRVMYDGMCCLTLLPYHYPKELEAFGIHCKMFSPVKPALSSYQNNRDHRKITVIDGHTAFTGGINLADEYINRRERFGHWKDTAIMLKGNAVNSFLMMFLQMWNITERKQDDYSLYGKSPEYIYPPELDMSGYVMPYGDSPLDNETVGQYVYMDILNEARYYVHIMTPYLILDSDMITSLTFAAKRGIETVIIMPHIPDKIYAYLLARSYYAELLQAGVKIFEYTPGFVHAKVFTSDDEKAVVGSINLDYRSLHLHFECAAYLYRSPAVRQAELDFQETLEKCQEITLEDCRRYPVYKKLAGKVLRLFAPLM; encoded by the coding sequence ATGGAGAATACAGAAAAAAAGTTTCAGAAAAAGACATGGGGTAAGCTGCTGCGTATCATATTCGGGCGGACTACCTTTGTGATCCTTGCGATCCTGGTGCAGCTGTTTGTGCTGCTTGCGGCCTTCCAATGGCTCAGCAGCCAGACCTTTTATGTGTACGGAGGTTTTACTTTCCTAAGCACGATCGTGGTGATCTATATCATCAACAAGAACCAGAACCCGTCTTATCAGCTTTCCTGGATCATTCCTGTGTTGGTATTCCCAGTCTTCGGCGTCATGTTTTATCTGTTTCTGGAGACACAGCCGGGTACCAGGATGATCGCCCACCGCTTAAAGACTCTGTCTGGGGAGACAAAGCCCTATCTGGAACAGGACAAAGCGGTGATGGAGCGTTTAAACCGGGCCAGCAGGGGGACTACATTGCTGGCTTCTTATATGGGGAATTACGGTGGGTACCCGATCTATGACAAAACATATGCAGAATATTTCCCGTTGGGGGATGATATGTATCCGGTATTCCTGGAAGAACTTCGCAAAGCAGAACGCTACATTTTTATGGAGTATTTTATCCTGGAGCGGGGGGAGATGTGGGATGAGATCCTGGATATATTAAAAGAGAAGGCAGCCAGGGGCGTGGAGGTACGGGTCATGTACGACGGTATGTGCTGCCTGACCCTGCTGCCATACCACTATCCCAAAGAACTGGAGGCGTTCGGTATCCACTGCAAAATGTTTTCGCCGGTGAAGCCTGCCCTGTCATCCTATCAGAACAACCGGGACCACCGAAAGATCACGGTGATCGACGGGCACACGGCATTTACCGGAGGTATCAATCTTGCGGATGAGTACATCAACCGCAGGGAACGGTTCGGTCACTGGAAGGATACGGCGATCATGCTGAAGGGGAATGCGGTCAACAGTTTTCTGATGATGTTTCTCCAGATGTGGAATATCACGGAGCGGAAGCAGGATGACTATTCTCTTTACGGTAAAAGCCCGGAGTATATCTATCCGCCGGAATTAGACATGAGCGGTTATGTGATGCCTTATGGGGACAGCCCTCTGGATAATGAGACCGTAGGACAATATGTGTATATGGACATCCTCAATGAAGCCCGCTATTATGTCCATATCATGACGCCTTATCTGATTCTGGACAGCGATATGATCACTTCCCTGACCTTTGCAGCCAAGCGGGGGATCGAGACCGTGATCATCATGCCCCACATACCGGATAAGATATATGCCTATCTGCTGGCCCGTTCGTACTACGCGGAGCTATTACAGGCCGGTGTGAAGATCTTTGAATATACGCCGGGGTTCGTCCATGCCAAGGTGTTTACCAGCGACGATGAGAAGGCGGTGGTAGGTTCCATCAATCTGGATTACCGCAGCCTGCATCTGCATTTTGAATGTGCGGCATACTTATACCGGAGCCCGGCTGTGCGCCAGGCGGAGCTGGATTTCCAGGAGACCCTGGAAAAATGCCAGGAGATCACGCTGGAGGACTGCAGGCGGTATCCTGTCTATAAAAAGCTGGCGGGCAAGGTGCTTCGGCTGTTTGCGCCGCTTATGTAA
- a CDS encoding lysylphosphatidylglycerol synthase transmembrane domain-containing protein, which produces MQSRKSKLFNLLFLVLVFALTLYYVLHGEDLNLILDTLTSADPFWLLCGAGCVLFFIYGESSILHYLFRTLKISTGRTACFLYSGVGFFFSCITPSASGGQPAQVYYMRRDQIPVPVATVVLLVVTITYKSVLVLIGIYLLLFQQTYMQHYLVEVMPVFYLGMILNIICCAVMLVLVFHTTLADRIVKKCLDLADRIGKGRYKERLGRLRHRLTFTMEHYASAAAYLKQNKKVLARVLAVTFLQRTALFLTTYFVYRAFGLSEKTWFEIVILQASISIAVDMLPLPGGMGISEHLFLCIFGAVFYGDYLIPGMILSRGLAYYIQMLLGGCLTAAVQIRGGKVTKGE; this is translated from the coding sequence ATGCAGAGCAGAAAAAGTAAGCTGTTTAACCTGTTATTTCTGGTGCTGGTGTTTGCCCTGACCCTGTATTATGTGCTGCATGGGGAGGATTTAAACCTGATCCTGGATACGCTCACCAGCGCAGATCCGTTCTGGCTGCTGTGCGGGGCAGGCTGCGTCCTGTTCTTTATTTATGGAGAATCCTCGATCCTGCATTACCTGTTTCGCACCCTGAAGATCAGTACAGGCAGGACGGCGTGTTTTTTGTATTCCGGAGTGGGATTCTTCTTCAGCTGTATCACGCCCTCCGCCAGCGGCGGGCAGCCTGCGCAGGTATATTATATGCGGAGGGATCAGATCCCGGTGCCGGTAGCGACCGTGGTGCTCCTGGTGGTGACGATCACCTACAAGTCTGTGCTGGTCCTGATCGGGATCTATCTGCTTTTGTTTCAGCAGACTTATATGCAGCATTATCTGGTGGAAGTGATGCCGGTGTTCTATCTGGGGATGATCCTCAATATCATCTGCTGTGCGGTCATGCTGGTCCTGGTATTCCACACTACGCTGGCAGACCGGATCGTAAAGAAATGTCTGGATCTTGCGGACCGGATCGGGAAGGGAAGGTATAAGGAACGCCTGGGACGACTGCGGCACCGGCTTACCTTTACTATGGAACATTATGCATCCGCAGCGGCTTATTTAAAGCAGAATAAGAAAGTTCTGGCAAGAGTGCTGGCTGTCACATTTCTGCAGCGGACGGCTCTGTTTTTGACCACGTATTTTGTTTACCGTGCCTTTGGCCTGTCGGAAAAGACATGGTTTGAGATCGTGATCCTCCAGGCGTCCATCTCAATTGCAGTGGATATGCTTCCGCTGCCGGGCGGGATGGGGATCAGTGAGCATCTGTTCCTCTGCATTTTTGGAGCGGTTTTTTATGGGGATTACTTAATCCCTGGTATGATCTTGAGCCGTGGTCTGGCATACTATATTCAAATGCTTCTTGGGGGCTGTCTGACGGCAGCGGTCCAGATAAGAGGCGGGAAAGTGACTAAGGGGGAATAG
- a CDS encoding CDP-alcohol phosphatidyltransferase family protein, protein MIGFYDYTVVLTYVSLVISMIGMTQAIHGRFKTAIVCLAVSGLCDMFDGKIARTKKNRTEDEQAFGVQIDSLCDMVCFGAFPALICYLLGVRGFLGLSVIGLYVVASVVRLAFFNVMEMKGALVTEDGQRYYRGLPITSIAIALPMVFLVQFFVGARTFVVCLYLLLLIVGALFVVDFQMPKPTNKELAALVVMVTVALSIIVVHSRYAVRVGREDAGASELVTESWLDDVPGPESMGGIS, encoded by the coding sequence ATGATTGGTTTTTATGATTATACAGTAGTTCTGACCTATGTAAGCCTTGTGATTTCCATGATCGGAATGACGCAGGCGATCCATGGAAGGTTCAAGACAGCCATTGTCTGTCTCGCGGTTTCCGGCCTGTGTGATATGTTTGACGGCAAGATCGCCAGGACGAAGAAAAACAGGACGGAGGATGAGCAGGCGTTCGGTGTTCAGATCGATTCCCTGTGTGACATGGTTTGCTTCGGGGCATTTCCGGCATTGATCTGCTACCTGCTGGGAGTACGGGGCTTCCTGGGCCTGTCGGTCATCGGCCTTTATGTGGTGGCGTCCGTTGTAAGGCTGGCATTTTTCAATGTGATGGAGATGAAGGGGGCGCTGGTGACAGAGGACGGTCAGCGGTACTACCGTGGACTGCCTATCACCTCGATCGCGATCGCGCTGCCGATGGTGTTCCTGGTCCAGTTTTTTGTGGGGGCCAGGACCTTTGTCGTCTGCCTGTATCTGCTGCTTTTGATCGTGGGCGCTCTGTTTGTGGTGGATTTCCAGATGCCGAAGCCGACCAACAAGGAACTGGCGGCTCTTGTGGTCATGGTTACAGTGGCGTTGTCCATCATCGTTGTCCACAGCCGGTATGCAGTCCGGGTGGGCAGGGAGGATGCGGGGGCTTCTGAACTGGTGACGGAATCCTGGCTGGACGATGTGCCCGGGCCTGAAAGTATGGGAGGGATCTCATGA
- a CDS encoding phosphatidylserine decarboxylase, with protein MKYKDRSGGISGGESGQDCLLEFLYGTRPGRFLVRMLICPQVSRFGGWFLNTRISRLLIAPFVSRTGIRMEEYEEPSIDGYDSYNDFFCRKIRGERRPAAQEPESFISPCDGKASVYPIGKDSSFLIKNTRYTVGSLLRSERLAERYRGGYAFVFRLTVDDYHRYCYVESGVKSRQRTVSGVFHTVNPAANDRYPIYKENTREYCLIRTARFGTVVQMEVGALLVGRICNYSRHEQAVRRGEEKGRFEFGGSTVVVLVEPDKVVPDPDLLKNSQEGWETAVRYGERVGTMPGHCGQ; from the coding sequence ATGAAATACAAAGACAGAAGTGGGGGGATTTCCGGGGGAGAGTCCGGTCAGGATTGTCTTTTGGAATTCCTTTATGGAACGAGACCGGGACGGTTTCTGGTGCGTATGCTGATCTGTCCGCAGGTGTCGCGTTTTGGCGGGTGGTTTTTAAATACCCGGATATCCAGGCTGTTGATTGCACCGTTTGTGAGCCGGACCGGTATCCGGATGGAGGAATATGAAGAGCCGTCGATAGACGGATATGATTCTTACAATGATTTTTTTTGCAGGAAGATCCGCGGGGAACGCCGTCCGGCCGCGCAGGAGCCGGAATCTTTTATCAGCCCCTGCGACGGGAAAGCCAGCGTGTATCCCATAGGAAAGGACAGCAGCTTTCTGATCAAAAATACCCGCTACACGGTGGGCTCCCTGCTGCGTTCTGAGCGGCTGGCTGAGCGTTACCGGGGCGGGTATGCTTTTGTATTTCGTCTGACGGTGGATGATTATCACCGGTACTGTTATGTGGAGAGCGGGGTAAAGTCGCGTCAGAGGACGGTCTCCGGCGTGTTCCACACGGTCAATCCTGCGGCGAACGACCGGTATCCCATATATAAAGAGAACACCAGGGAGTACTGCCTGATCAGGACAGCACGCTTCGGCACTGTGGTCCAGATGGAGGTAGGGGCTTTACTGGTGGGCCGGATCTGTAATTACAGCCGTCATGAGCAGGCTGTGAGACGCGGAGAGGAGAAGGGAAGGTTTGAATTCGGCGGCTCCACCGTGGTGGTGCTTGTGGAGCCGGATAAGGTGGTTCCGGACCCGGACCTGCTTAAAAACTCTCAGGAGGGCTGGGAGACAGCGGTGCGGTATGGAGAGCGCGTTGGCACGATGCCGGGCCATTGTGGTCAATAG
- the citC gene encoding [citrate (pro-3S)-lyase] ligase: MGDYTISQIKANDRRALRQMDALLEKEGIERDKNLDYSIGLFDEDYELAATGSCFSNTLRCLAVSSDHQGEGLLNQVISHLMEYQYNRGNTSLFLYTKCNTAKFFGDLGFHEIARVDGKVVFMENRRNGFSGYLEQLKKETEASGGSPANARIGAVIMNANPFTLGHRYLLEQASAQVDLLHVFVVSEDVSLVPLSVREQLVREGSADLKNLVYHQTGPYMISNATFPSYFLKDSDTVIRSHAKLDIQVFTQIAQALGITDRFVGEEPFSQVTGIYNQVMQEELASAGIGCTVIPRKADADGAISASTVRALVKSGEWDTLRSKVPECTFRYLTSQEAGPVIAAIRESDDVKHY; the protein is encoded by the coding sequence ATGGGAGACTATACGATCAGCCAGATAAAAGCAAACGACCGACGCGCTCTGCGCCAGATGGACGCGCTTCTGGAAAAAGAAGGGATTGAACGGGATAAGAACCTGGATTACAGCATCGGTCTGTTCGATGAGGACTACGAGCTGGCTGCCACCGGGTCCTGTTTTTCCAACACCCTCCGCTGCCTTGCGGTCTCTTCCGACCATCAGGGCGAAGGCCTTTTAAACCAGGTGATCTCACACCTGATGGAATATCAGTACAACCGCGGCAATACCAGCCTGTTCCTCTACACCAAATGCAATACCGCCAAATTCTTCGGAGATCTGGGATTCCACGAGATTGCCCGGGTAGACGGAAAGGTTGTATTTATGGAAAACCGCAGGAATGGATTTTCCGGTTATCTGGAGCAGTTAAAAAAAGAGACTGAAGCTTCCGGCGGCAGTCCGGCCAACGCCCGCATCGGAGCCGTCATCATGAACGCCAATCCGTTTACCCTGGGACACCGCTATCTGCTGGAACAGGCCTCCGCACAGGTGGATCTGCTGCATGTGTTCGTAGTCTCCGAGGATGTATCCCTGGTACCGCTCTCCGTAAGAGAACAGCTCGTAAGAGAAGGCTCTGCCGATTTAAAAAACCTGGTGTACCACCAGACCGGGCCATATATGATCTCCAACGCCACATTTCCATCCTATTTTCTGAAGGACTCCGATACCGTCATCCGCTCCCACGCGAAGCTGGACATCCAGGTCTTCACGCAGATCGCACAGGCCCTTGGCATCACAGACCGCTTTGTGGGGGAAGAGCCGTTCAGTCAGGTCACCGGAATCTACAACCAGGTCATGCAGGAAGAGCTTGCCTCCGCCGGGATCGGATGTACGGTGATTCCCAGAAAGGCGGACGCAGACGGAGCCATCAGCGCATCTACCGTGCGGGCACTGGTCAAATCCGGTGAATGGGACACCCTTCGCAGCAAAGTACCGGAATGCACGTTCCGGTATCTCACTTCACAGGAGGCCGGACCGGTCATCGCAGCCATCCGGGAAAGTGACGACGTGAAACACTATTGA
- a CDS encoding ATP-dependent Clp protease proteolytic subunit, with protein MAQDNQNQTEQKKDEQEIEEKENQKLEDYGQMTLDGNRRRRKIHLLSIIGEVEGHENLSGNAKATKYDHVLPQLAQLEDDDSVEGLLVLLNTSGGDVDAGLAIAEMIASLSMPTVSLVLGGSHSIGVPLAVSTDYSFIVPTGTMMVHPVRMSGTVIGAVQTYEYFDMIQDRILTFISGHSRIAYDQVKRLMLNTEMLTRDLGTVLVGQETVKEGLIDEVGGIREALKKLYDLIDGRAEQG; from the coding sequence ATGGCGCAGGACAACCAGAACCAGACAGAACAGAAAAAGGACGAGCAGGAGATCGAGGAGAAGGAGAACCAGAAGCTGGAGGATTACGGACAGATGACCCTGGACGGCAACAGGCGCAGGCGGAAGATCCATCTGCTCTCCATTATCGGTGAGGTGGAAGGGCATGAGAACCTGTCCGGCAATGCAAAGGCTACCAAATACGACCATGTACTGCCGCAGCTTGCACAGCTTGAGGATGATGACAGCGTAGAGGGACTGCTGGTGCTCCTCAATACGTCGGGCGGAGATGTGGATGCGGGGCTTGCTATCGCGGAAATGATCGCATCCTTAAGTATGCCCACCGTATCTCTTGTGTTGGGGGGCAGCCATTCCATCGGCGTGCCTCTGGCGGTTTCCACGGATTATTCCTTCATCGTGCCCACGGGAACCATGATGGTCCATCCGGTGCGGATGAGCGGGACCGTCATTGGGGCGGTACAGACCTATGAATATTTCGATATGATACAGGACCGGATCCTGACCTTTATCAGCGGGCATTCCAGGATTGCCTATGACCAGGTGAAACGGCTGATGCTGAATACCGAGATGCTGACCAGGGATCTGGGGACCGTGCTGGTGGGACAGGAGACCGTGAAGGAAGGCCTGATCGACGAGGTGGGCGGGATCCGTGAGGCGCTTAAAAAGCTGTACGACCTGATCGACGGGCGCGCAGAGCAGGGCTGA
- a CDS encoding DNA translocase FtsK produces the protein MEYYRLSAASGWGGGLVGGLVCHGLKTMFGTVGAFLVLLVCFVISAVCITERSFVGAVKKHGDAAYQHAKEDMDRRRELHAERQEERRRLREEQRVRGVNLDSTDLSSEAYKNDGYDDYEDYEDYADYEDYADYEGPDAGVGADPVTGAGGREQVMTGMSQRPGSPKPQASADEFTGNISLPPEYQEDDDTVPFDADGPAAAPAYAAVESGILEDGLQESGLHETAQSLVAQGMRRLDQEEDIFMDEAVPKSAGPVPESERYLPDPVISEAFSGESAGEGLAQAEDFSIPEEAKRVVTAGGKIIETDTEALKKKLESKKAEKAAAKEPDEASVQQEIKAKEEAPKKEYVFPPVSLLKRGSRIAGSHSEKEYKATAIKLQQTLRNFGVGVTVTNISCGPSVTRYELHPEQGVKVSKIVGLSDDIKLSLAAEDIRIEAPIPGKSAVGIEVPNKENNTVYLRDLLEADNFKSHPSRLAFAVGKDIGGQVVVTDIAKMPHLLIAGATGSGKSVCINTLIMSIIYKSKPEDVKLIMVDPKVVELSVYNGIPHLLIPVVTDPKKASGALNWAVAEMTDRYKKFAEYNVRDLKGYNAKIENIKDIEDENKPKKMPQIVIIVDELADLMMVAPGEVEDAICRLAQLARAAGIHLVIATQRPSVNVITGLIKANVPSRIAFSVSSGVDSRTIIDMNGAEKLLGKGDMLFYPAGYPKPQRVQGAFVSDQEVQKVVDFLTEQGMTSDYNPDVESQMNAAPAAAAGGGNSSRDEYFDQAGRFIIEKEKASIGMLQRMFKIGFNRAARIMDQLAEAGVVGEEEGTKPRKVLMTMDEFDEMLERGE, from the coding sequence TTGGAGTATTACCGCCTGTCTGCGGCAAGCGGATGGGGAGGCGGCCTGGTGGGCGGCCTGGTCTGCCATGGACTTAAGACCATGTTTGGTACCGTGGGAGCGTTTTTGGTGCTCCTTGTATGCTTTGTGATCAGCGCAGTGTGTATCACGGAGCGGTCCTTTGTGGGGGCGGTTAAGAAGCACGGCGATGCAGCGTACCAGCACGCGAAAGAGGACATGGACCGCCGCAGGGAGCTACACGCGGAGCGGCAGGAGGAACGCCGCAGGCTGCGTGAGGAACAGCGTGTCCGGGGCGTCAATTTAGATTCCACGGATCTGTCGTCTGAGGCGTACAAAAATGACGGGTACGATGATTATGAAGACTATGAAGATTACGCAGATTATGAGGATTATGCGGATTACGAGGGACCGGACGCGGGAGTGGGAGCAGATCCGGTAACAGGTGCAGGCGGACGGGAGCAGGTGATGACCGGGATGAGCCAGAGGCCGGGGAGTCCGAAGCCCCAGGCGTCTGCCGATGAGTTCACGGGCAATATCTCCCTGCCCCCGGAATATCAGGAGGATGACGATACGGTGCCGTTTGATGCAGACGGTCCGGCGGCTGCTCCTGCATATGCCGCGGTGGAGAGCGGCATTCTGGAGGACGGCCTTCAGGAGAGCGGTCTTCATGAGACGGCACAGAGCCTTGTGGCGCAGGGAATGCGCAGACTGGACCAGGAGGAAGACATCTTCATGGATGAGGCTGTGCCGAAGTCAGCCGGTCCGGTGCCGGAATCGGAGCGGTATCTGCCGGATCCGGTGATATCAGAAGCTTTCTCGGGGGAATCGGCCGGGGAGGGTCTGGCGCAGGCAGAGGACTTCTCCATACCGGAGGAGGCCAAGCGGGTGGTGACGGCGGGCGGCAAGATCATCGAGACCGACACCGAGGCCTTAAAAAAGAAGCTGGAGTCGAAGAAGGCGGAAAAGGCGGCTGCGAAGGAGCCGGATGAGGCCAGTGTGCAGCAGGAGATCAAGGCGAAGGAGGAGGCTCCGAAGAAGGAGTATGTATTCCCTCCGGTCAGCCTTTTAAAACGCGGCAGCCGCATTGCAGGCAGCCATTCAGAGAAGGAATACAAAGCCACGGCCATCAAGCTGCAGCAGACTCTGCGCAATTTCGGGGTGGGCGTGACGGTGACCAATATCAGTTGCGGTCCGTCTGTGACGCGGTATGAGCTTCATCCGGAGCAGGGCGTGAAGGTCAGCAAGATCGTAGGTCTGTCCGACGACATCAAGCTGAGCCTGGCTGCAGAGGATATCCGCATTGAAGCTCCCATACCAGGCAAGTCGGCTGTGGGGATCGAGGTTCCCAACAAGGAGAATAATACCGTATACCTGCGGGATCTTTTGGAGGCGGATAATTTTAAGAGCCACCCGTCCCGTTTGGCTTTTGCGGTAGGTAAGGATATCGGAGGCCAGGTGGTGGTGACGGACATTGCCAAGATGCCCCATTTACTGATCGCAGGCGCGACCGGTTCCGGTAAATCCGTGTGTATCAACACCCTGATCATGAGCATTATTTACAAATCCAAACCGGAGGATGTAAAGCTCATTATGGTGGATCCGAAGGTGGTGGAGCTGAGCGTCTATAACGGCATTCCCCATCTGCTGATCCCGGTGGTGACCGATCCAAAGAAGGCCTCCGGCGCTTTAAACTGGGCTGTGGCGGAGATGACGGACCGTTACAAGAAGTTTGCGGAGTACAACGTCAGGGATCTGAAGGGATACAATGCAAAGATAGAGAACATCAAGGATATTGAGGATGAGAACAAGCCGAAGAAGATGCCCCAGATCGTGATCATTGTGGACGAGCTGGCGGATCTTATGATGGTGGCGCCCGGAGAGGTGGAGGATGCCATCTGCCGTCTGGCGCAGCTTGCCCGTGCGGCAGGCATCCATCTGGTGATCGCCACCCAGAGGCCGTCCGTCAATGTCATCACGGGACTGATCAAGGCCAACGTCCCGTCCCGGATTGCGTTTTCCGTGTCCTCCGGTGTGGATTCCCGGACGATCATCGATATGAACGGAGCAGAGAAGCTGTTGGGCAAGGGGGATATGCTGTTTTATCCTGCGGGTTATCCGAAGCCCCAGCGTGTCCAGGGCGCATTCGTGTCCGACCAGGAGGTCCAGAAGGTGGTGGACTTTTTGACGGAGCAGGGAATGACCTCAGACTATAACCCGGATGTGGAAAGCCAGATGAATGCGGCTCCGGCTGCAGCGGCAGGCGGCGGAAACAGCAGCCGTGACGAGTATTTCGACCAGGCGGGCAGGTTCATTATCGAGAAGGAAAAGGCATCCATCGGCATGCTCCAGCGGATGTTCAAGATCGGCTTCAACCGTGCCGCCCGCATTATGGACCAGCTTGCAGAGGCGGGAGTGGTCGGAGAGGAAGAGGGAACGAAACCCAGGAAGGTTCTCATGACCATGGACGAGTTCGACGAGATGCTGGAGCGCGGTGAGTAG